The Euphorbia lathyris chromosome 2, ddEupLath1.1, whole genome shotgun sequence genome includes a window with the following:
- the LOC136219631 gene encoding auxin-induced protein 22D-like, which translates to METDLNLQATELRLGLPGSDRRINEEEEASSTRNNNKRPLPEDDSISKPKFETLDEKTSAPAQKAQIVGWPPVRSYRKNSLQQKKTETAEPCSAMYVKVSMDGAPYLRKIDLKVYKGYPELLRGLEHMFKFTIGEYSEREGYKGSEYAPTYEDKDGDWMLVGDVPWEMFMSSCKRLRIMKGSEARGLGCGV; encoded by the exons ATGGAAACTGATCTGAATCTCCAGGCAACTGAGCTCCGGCTAGGATTACCAGGCTCCGACAGAAGAatcaatgaagaagaagaagcttccTCTACCAGAAACAACAACAAGAGACCATTACCAGAAGATGATTCAATTTCAAAGCCCAAATTTGAAACTCTTGATGAAAAAACATCTGCTCCTGCTCAAAA AGCACAAATCGTAGGATGGCCGCCGGTGAGATCTTACCGGAAAAACAGCTTGCAGCAGAAGAAGACAGAGACTGCTGAGCCATGTTCAGCTATGTATGTGAAAGTAAGCATGGATGGTGCACCATACCTTAGAAAGATTGACCTTAAGGTATACAAGGGTTATCCGGAACTTCTGAGGGGTTTAGAGCATATGTTCAAATTCACCATAGGTGAATATTCTGAAAGAGAGGGATACAAAGGATCGGAATATGCACCTACTTATGAAGACAAAGATGGTGATTGGATGCTTGTCGGAGATGTTCCTTGGGA GATGTTTATGTCATCATGTAAGAGACTGAGAATCATGAAAGGATCAGAAGCTAGAGGGTTGGGCTGTGGAGTATAA